In one window of Lacticaseibacillus casei DSM 20011 = JCM 1134 = ATCC 393 DNA:
- a CDS encoding ATP-binding cassette domain-containing protein encodes MFEHGFIEVHNANQNNLQHVNIKVPKYAISVFVGRSGSGKSSLVFDTIAAESRRELNETFPSFTQQYLPKYGQPDVGSIDHLPVAIVVEQKRIGKNARSTLATYTGIYSLLRLLFSRIGKPFIGYSDTFSFNLPQGMCQTCQGLGYVDDIDVKKLIDPNKSLNEGAITFVSFGPDTWRWRRYVYSGLFDNDKPLRDYTPEEMKLLLYAPQQTLKHAPAKWPRTALYEGVVPRIKRSIIGKKEAEHHKAALAEIVTRKPCPACHGTRLRPEVLTCLINQTNIAQVLKMDLVNVREFLKKIQVPLAQDVIRELLRKIDALIDIGLGYLSLDRPTETLSGGETQRIKIAKFLTSALVDIVYILDEPSVGLHPHDIELIKRALVRLKQKGNTILIVEHNPALIALGDYIVEVGPGAGTTGGHITFTGTYPQLLASQALTGRLLKQRLTFRQPRPAKTTLDLPHIKRHNLKDVHAVIPLGIETVISGVAGSGKSTLVSALRDHLTVPYIDLAQADIGANIRSTPATYLKILDPIRKVFGHANHVGSSWFSYNGRGACPRCKGKGVTITNMAFMDPVVSVCEQCHGRRYNDQALSYTYHGQNIADVLQMPIAKAQTFFAETSEIAKPLRNMARVGLDYLTLGQPLTTLSGGEKQRLKLAVELNRTGEVYLLDEPTAGLHLQDITKLLRLFDDLVDAGNSLIIVEHNLQVISQADWLIDMGPDAGIYGGRILYAGTPEASMQVKQSRTGQALRQYNEAPERRA; translated from the coding sequence ATGTTCGAGCACGGTTTTATCGAAGTGCATAACGCCAATCAGAATAATCTGCAACACGTGAATATTAAAGTTCCAAAGTACGCCATTTCGGTTTTCGTCGGGCGTTCTGGGTCAGGCAAGTCGTCGTTGGTCTTTGACACCATCGCGGCCGAATCACGCCGGGAACTAAACGAAACCTTTCCCAGCTTTACCCAGCAATATCTGCCCAAGTATGGCCAACCCGACGTGGGTTCAATTGACCATTTACCGGTCGCCATCGTAGTTGAGCAAAAACGAATCGGGAAAAATGCCCGGTCGACGCTAGCTACCTATACCGGGATTTATTCACTTTTACGGCTACTTTTTTCCCGGATCGGCAAACCCTTTATCGGTTATTCGGATACCTTTTCATTCAACCTGCCACAGGGAATGTGCCAAACGTGTCAGGGACTCGGCTATGTCGATGATATTGATGTTAAAAAGTTGATCGATCCGAACAAATCATTAAATGAAGGGGCTATCACGTTCGTCAGCTTTGGACCGGATACTTGGCGGTGGCGGCGCTATGTCTATAGTGGGTTGTTTGACAACGATAAACCGTTACGGGATTATACGCCGGAAGAAATGAAGCTGTTGTTATATGCGCCGCAACAGACACTCAAGCATGCACCTGCCAAATGGCCGCGAACGGCTTTGTATGAAGGGGTTGTGCCGCGCATCAAGCGATCGATTATTGGCAAAAAAGAAGCGGAGCACCACAAAGCGGCACTTGCCGAAATTGTGACGCGCAAGCCCTGTCCTGCATGCCATGGCACGCGCTTGCGTCCGGAAGTGTTGACCTGCCTCATCAATCAGACCAATATTGCGCAGGTATTAAAAATGGATCTGGTCAATGTGCGGGAGTTTTTGAAGAAAATTCAGGTTCCACTAGCGCAAGATGTGATCCGCGAACTGTTGCGGAAAATCGATGCTTTAATTGATATCGGGTTAGGTTACCTTTCGTTGGATCGGCCGACAGAAACACTTTCAGGTGGCGAGACCCAGCGCATCAAAATCGCTAAGTTTCTGACCAGCGCTTTGGTCGACATAGTTTATATTCTTGATGAACCCAGCGTCGGCCTCCACCCGCATGACATCGAATTGATTAAGCGGGCACTGGTGCGGTTAAAGCAAAAAGGCAATACGATTTTGATTGTCGAACACAATCCGGCGTTAATTGCATTAGGTGATTACATTGTCGAAGTCGGTCCCGGTGCCGGCACAACCGGTGGCCACATCACGTTCACCGGCACTTATCCGCAGTTGCTGGCTAGCCAAGCACTCACTGGCCGACTGCTTAAACAGCGACTGACGTTTCGTCAACCGCGGCCAGCTAAGACGACGCTTGATTTACCCCACATTAAGCGGCACAACCTGAAAGATGTCCATGCCGTCATTCCCTTGGGCATCGAAACCGTGATTTCCGGAGTTGCCGGATCAGGTAAAAGCACGCTGGTCAGCGCATTACGCGATCATTTGACAGTGCCATACATTGATCTGGCACAGGCCGACATCGGTGCCAACATTCGCTCAACGCCGGCAACTTACCTGAAAATTCTGGACCCGATTCGCAAAGTTTTTGGCCACGCGAACCATGTCGGCAGCAGTTGGTTTAGCTACAATGGCCGCGGCGCTTGCCCACGCTGCAAAGGTAAAGGGGTAACGATTACGAACATGGCCTTCATGGATCCGGTTGTCTCCGTCTGCGAACAGTGCCACGGGCGCCGTTATAACGATCAGGCACTGAGTTACACTTATCACGGCCAAAATATCGCTGACGTGTTACAAATGCCGATTGCTAAGGCGCAAACCTTCTTCGCTGAAACAAGCGAGATTGCCAAGCCGCTACGGAATATGGCGCGGGTGGGGCTTGATTACCTAACACTCGGCCAGCCGCTGACCACGTTGTCAGGTGGGGAAAAGCAGCGTCTCAAGCTGGCGGTTGAATTAAATCGCACGGGCGAAGTTTACCTACTAGATGAACCGACAGCCGGCCTCCACTTACAGGACATCACCAAATTGTTGCGCTTGTTTGACGATTTGGTGGACGCCGGAAATTCACTGATCATTGTCGAACACAATCTGCAAGTCATCAGTCAGGCCGATTGGTTAATTGATATGGGTCCTGATGCCGGCATTTATGGTGGGCGGATTTTATACGCCGGAACCCCGGAAGCTAGCATGCAGGTCAAGCAATCCCGAACCGGCCAGGCATTGCGACAATATAACGAAGCTCCGGAACGGCGGGCATAA
- a CDS encoding cysteine desulfurase family protein: MQHIYLDNAATTPMAPEVIQTMTDQMQHDFGNASSTHWFGREAHTVMDKSRKILADSIHAQPGEMVITSGATESNNTAITQTAHARAALGKHIITTAIEHPSVLQPLKALEKGGFRVTYLPVDENGRIRLADIDAALDDDTILVTIMMGNNEVGSRMPITEIGERLVDHQAWFHTDATQAYGLLDIDVKAQHIDMLSVSAHKINGPKGIGFLYRDPKVQFPSLLKGGEQELKRRAGTENIAGIAGFATAVELITSEEKAKRQTKYLGFKKQIMNALDDADIPYAINGDIRPDNVNHVFNLWLKGISTYALQTNLDLAGVAVSGGSACTAGSLEPSHVLTAMFGADSPRLSESIRISFGAQTTQEDIQAFINTLLPIVQRLAAKQAAQ; the protein is encoded by the coding sequence ATGCAACATATTTATCTTGATAATGCCGCCACAACGCCAATGGCACCTGAAGTCATTCAGACGATGACGGATCAAATGCAACATGACTTTGGTAACGCGAGTTCGACGCACTGGTTTGGTCGAGAGGCCCATACGGTGATGGACAAAAGTCGAAAAATTCTGGCCGATTCAATTCATGCCCAGCCCGGCGAGATGGTCATCACAAGTGGCGCCACCGAAAGCAACAATACGGCCATTACCCAGACGGCGCATGCCCGCGCTGCTTTGGGAAAGCACATCATTACAACTGCAATTGAACATCCTTCGGTCTTGCAGCCACTGAAGGCCTTGGAAAAAGGGGGCTTTCGGGTCACCTATCTGCCGGTTGACGAAAATGGGCGCATTCGGTTAGCAGATATTGACGCAGCCTTGGATGATGACACGATTCTGGTCACGATCATGATGGGCAACAACGAGGTCGGTAGCCGCATGCCAATCACTGAAATCGGCGAACGGCTGGTGGATCATCAAGCCTGGTTCCACACCGATGCCACTCAAGCGTATGGATTACTGGATATTGATGTCAAAGCCCAGCACATTGATATGTTGAGTGTGTCCGCGCACAAAATCAACGGACCAAAGGGGATCGGCTTCTTATATCGCGATCCCAAAGTGCAGTTTCCATCGTTGCTAAAAGGCGGCGAGCAGGAACTCAAACGCCGTGCAGGAACCGAAAATATTGCTGGTATTGCCGGTTTTGCAACGGCCGTTGAGCTGATCACTTCTGAAGAAAAGGCAAAGCGCCAGACCAAATATCTTGGCTTCAAAAAACAAATCATGAACGCCTTAGATGACGCCGATATTCCTTACGCAATTAATGGCGACATCAGACCCGACAATGTCAATCACGTCTTCAATTTGTGGCTGAAGGGTATTTCCACCTATGCCTTACAAACCAACCTCGATTTGGCCGGTGTGGCTGTTTCAGGCGGTTCTGCCTGCACGGCGGGGTCGCTGGAGCCTTCGCACGTGCTGACCGCAATGTTTGGTGCGGACAGCCCGCGGTTGAGTGAATCAATCCGTATTTCATTTGGGGCACAGACCACTCAGGAAGATATTCAAGCCTTCATTAATACGCTACTGCCGATTGTGCAACGGCTGGCTGCTAAACAAGCCGCACAGTAG
- a CDS encoding histidine phosphatase family protein: MTKLYFVRHGKTEWNNQGRYQGANGDSPLLPESFEQIKALADYLRGIPFAHAYVSPLKRARVTAKTLIKDLNETIPLTVMPALREFNLGKMEGMTFSDVAKHFPQELHAFRHEPAAYDPRKIHGESFPQLINRAIPAIVATVAMDRSGEANLLYISHDAALAAVIQSLLGTPLAEIRKDGGLTNSSVTILQADGPSLPFKLIDWNETGFLPEPPKPTDTI, encoded by the coding sequence GTGACCAAATTATATTTTGTACGCCATGGCAAAACCGAATGGAATAATCAAGGACGTTATCAAGGCGCAAATGGGGACTCCCCGTTGCTTCCGGAAAGTTTTGAGCAAATCAAGGCATTGGCCGACTATTTGCGTGGTATTCCTTTTGCCCATGCCTATGTGAGTCCGCTTAAACGTGCGCGGGTGACGGCAAAGACTTTAATTAAAGATTTAAATGAAACAATTCCGCTAACGGTTATGCCAGCGTTGCGCGAATTCAACTTGGGCAAAATGGAAGGCATGACGTTCAGTGACGTTGCCAAGCACTTTCCGCAAGAGCTACATGCTTTTCGGCATGAACCGGCTGCTTATGATCCGCGAAAAATTCATGGCGAGTCGTTTCCCCAGCTGATCAATCGCGCCATTCCGGCCATCGTTGCGACAGTTGCGATGGATCGGAGCGGTGAGGCTAATTTGTTGTACATCAGTCATGATGCCGCACTGGCTGCGGTTATCCAAAGTTTGCTGGGGACGCCATTAGCCGAGATTCGCAAAGATGGTGGCCTTACAAACAGCAGCGTGACGATTTTACAGGCAGATGGACCAAGTCTGCCGTTTAAATTAATTGACTGGAACGAGACCGGCTTTTTACCGGAACCGCCAAAACCAACCGACACCATTTGA
- a CDS encoding GNAT family N-acetyltransferase has translation MEDNIRKSLVIKPVTPKDLEQFNDLLTYVFQVTQKDLEQSGYEEGELERAKRPVLEKSDVLGWFHKDELVSSLAIYPCTVNIHGTLYQMAGLTGVGTYPEYAGHGLMHDLVKLGLEHMRSHKQWISYLYPYSIPFYRKKGWEIMSDHLTFDVKDTQLPKQVNVPGHVERLEIDDPDVIETYNRFAMKNHGAMIRNQLNWDEYWRWENEEERTAGVYYDADDQPQGYVLYWIADEVFHVKEMIYTNQEARVGLWNFISAHFSMVTHVKGNIYKNEPLHFLLDDGDIYQTIKPYFMARIVDVKAFLAQYPFATETTEPFHFIVSDPLAPWNNGTFGVYWDENQQVHITDRPVGEAITTDIQTLTTMLMSYRRPSYLAQIERLSASKHAIKLLENAVPMEEPYFSDYF, from the coding sequence ATGGAGGACAACATACGCAAGTCACTGGTCATTAAGCCAGTGACGCCTAAGGATCTTGAGCAGTTCAATGATCTTTTGACTTATGTGTTTCAGGTTACGCAAAAAGACTTAGAACAATCCGGCTATGAAGAAGGCGAGTTGGAGCGGGCCAAGCGTCCGGTTTTGGAAAAATCAGATGTACTGGGGTGGTTCCATAAAGATGAGCTTGTTAGCTCGCTTGCTATTTATCCTTGCACGGTGAACATTCATGGGACGTTGTATCAAATGGCCGGACTAACCGGCGTCGGGACTTATCCGGAATACGCGGGTCATGGACTGATGCACGATTTAGTTAAGTTGGGCTTGGAGCATATGCGCAGCCACAAACAATGGATTTCGTATCTGTATCCCTACAGCATTCCGTTTTATCGCAAAAAAGGCTGGGAGATCATGTCGGATCATCTCACGTTTGACGTCAAAGATACCCAGCTGCCGAAACAGGTTAATGTTCCTGGCCACGTTGAACGTTTGGAAATTGATGATCCTGACGTGATTGAGACATACAACCGCTTCGCCATGAAAAATCACGGTGCCATGATCCGCAACCAGTTAAACTGGGACGAGTACTGGCGCTGGGAAAATGAAGAAGAACGGACTGCAGGTGTGTACTATGATGCCGACGATCAACCTCAAGGCTATGTTCTGTATTGGATTGCGGACGAAGTTTTTCATGTGAAGGAAATGATCTACACCAATCAGGAAGCCCGCGTCGGGTTGTGGAACTTCATCAGTGCCCATTTTTCGATGGTGACGCATGTTAAAGGCAACATTTACAAAAATGAGCCGTTGCATTTTCTCTTGGATGACGGGGATATCTATCAAACCATTAAACCTTACTTCATGGCGCGGATTGTGGATGTCAAAGCCTTCTTGGCACAATACCCGTTTGCAACCGAGACGACGGAACCATTCCACTTTATTGTGAGTGATCCGTTAGCGCCATGGAACAACGGGACATTCGGTGTTTACTGGGATGAAAATCAGCAGGTGCACATTACCGATCGGCCGGTTGGCGAAGCCATTACGACAGACATCCAGACACTGACGACTATGCTCATGAGTTATCGGCGGCCTTCTTATTTGGCCCAAATCGAACGGCTTTCGGCTAGTAAACACGCCATTAAACTGTTGGAAAATGCCGTGCCAATGGAAGAGCCTTACTTTTCGGATTATTTCTGA
- a CDS encoding 5'-methylthioadenosine/adenosylhomocysteine nucleosidase — translation MIKVGVICAMEEEIRTLLARQTQQHETIIASQHYFEGKIGDVDVILVQSGIGKVQAAMTAALLLATYKPDVVINTGSAGGIGHGLAIGDVVISSGVSYHDVDATAFGYLPGQLPQQPQIFEAGMSYVTQIQTAAAATGLTPKVGLIVSGDQFINGKEAIARILKTYPQALASEMEGAAVGQVAKEFHTPFVVIRAMSDVADEQSGVDFDKFVIKAGEQSAAMLLQFFAHLQASQHD, via the coding sequence TTGATTAAAGTCGGTGTGATTTGTGCGATGGAAGAGGAAATTCGCACGTTGTTGGCGCGGCAAACCCAGCAGCATGAGACAATTATTGCCAGTCAGCATTATTTTGAAGGCAAAATTGGCGATGTCGATGTGATTTTAGTGCAATCCGGCATTGGCAAGGTGCAAGCCGCGATGACAGCTGCATTGTTGTTGGCGACGTACAAGCCTGATGTCGTCATTAACACCGGTAGTGCCGGTGGGATTGGCCACGGCCTGGCGATCGGTGATGTGGTTATTTCTAGTGGCGTGTCTTATCACGATGTGGACGCTACGGCCTTTGGCTACTTGCCGGGACAACTTCCGCAACAGCCGCAGATTTTTGAAGCAGGCATGTCATATGTGACGCAAATTCAAACAGCGGCTGCGGCAACTGGTTTGACGCCCAAAGTAGGCTTGATTGTGTCAGGGGACCAATTTATTAACGGGAAAGAAGCCATTGCCCGGATTTTGAAAACCTATCCGCAGGCACTTGCCAGTGAAATGGAAGGTGCGGCAGTCGGCCAAGTTGCCAAAGAGTTCCACACGCCATTTGTCGTGATTCGCGCCATGAGTGACGTGGCCGATGAACAGTCCGGCGTCGATTTTGACAAGTTTGTGATTAAAGCAGGTGAGCAAAGTGCCGCGATGTTGTTGCAGTTCTTTGCCCATTTACAGGCATCTCAGCATGATTAG
- the mnmA gene encoding tRNA 2-thiouridine(34) synthase MnmA — MMVIVLDNSNTRVVVGMSGGVDSSVTALLLKQQGYDVVGVFMKNWDDTDENGVCTATTDYEDVAKVASEIGIPYYSINFEKEYWDRVFQYFLDEYKAGRTPNPDVMCNKEIKFKAFLDYAEQLNADYIAMGHYAQVKTDEDGVTHMLRGADGNKDQTYFLSQLSQDQLKKSMFPIGHLQKPEVRKIAAAAGLATAKKKDSTGICFIGERNFKQFLSTYLPAQPGKMMTVDGVEMGTHDGLMHYTIGQRQGLGIGGNSQNSEPWFVVGKDLDKNILYVGQGFDNPALMATSLSASNLNWTTGEAPAEGTHMTAKFRYRQRDTGVTIHYHADGTATVDFDGPVRAITPGQAVVFYNGDECLGGGTIDAAYAHTNELQYV; from the coding sequence ATGATGGTGATTGTTTTGGACAATTCCAACACCCGAGTTGTTGTCGGCATGTCTGGCGGCGTTGACTCCAGTGTCACGGCGCTTTTGCTGAAGCAACAGGGATATGATGTTGTCGGTGTCTTTATGAAAAATTGGGACGACACCGATGAAAATGGCGTTTGTACGGCGACCACGGATTATGAAGACGTGGCCAAGGTCGCTAGTGAAATCGGGATCCCTTATTACTCGATTAATTTTGAAAAAGAGTACTGGGATCGGGTTTTTCAATATTTCCTAGACGAATATAAAGCCGGCCGGACACCAAATCCTGATGTTATGTGCAACAAGGAAATTAAGTTCAAGGCATTTTTGGACTATGCTGAGCAGTTAAATGCGGACTACATTGCGATGGGCCATTATGCGCAAGTGAAGACCGATGAGGATGGCGTGACTCACATGTTGCGTGGGGCTGATGGTAATAAAGACCAGACATATTTCTTGAGTCAGCTTTCCCAGGATCAGCTTAAGAAGTCGATGTTTCCGATTGGCCACCTGCAGAAGCCGGAAGTACGTAAGATTGCGGCTGCTGCGGGACTTGCTACAGCGAAAAAGAAGGATTCGACCGGTATTTGCTTTATCGGTGAGCGGAACTTCAAGCAGTTTCTAAGTACCTATCTGCCAGCGCAGCCCGGTAAAATGATGACCGTTGATGGTGTCGAGATGGGCACCCATGACGGGCTAATGCATTATACGATCGGTCAGCGTCAAGGCCTTGGCATCGGCGGCAATTCGCAAAATTCTGAGCCTTGGTTTGTTGTTGGCAAAGATTTAGACAAGAATATCCTTTACGTGGGCCAAGGTTTTGATAATCCTGCCTTGATGGCCACGAGTCTCAGTGCGTCAAACCTTAACTGGACAACCGGAGAGGCGCCTGCAGAAGGCACCCACATGACAGCAAAGTTCCGTTATCGCCAGCGTGACACGGGCGTTACGATTCACTATCATGCGGACGGTACAGCCACGGTTGATTTTGACGGGCCGGTTCGTGCTATTACCCCCGGTCAGGCCGTTGTCTTTTATAACGGCGACGAGTGCTTAGGCGGCGGTACTATTGATGCGGCTTACGCCCACACGAATGAGTTGCAGTACGTTTAG
- a CDS encoding DUF1831 domain-containing protein, whose translation MALAPTGSAQGDPMTYRIGSELKRFTLIDLGFVQTKNGNFQLQRSLDPNSPYTTANKLKMTVAKDLDKFQLDVTTGNGLKAINIFKNDRTKENVEQYQYWVNNLIERGVIEPK comes from the coding sequence ATGGCATTAGCACCCACAGGATCTGCGCAAGGCGATCCGATGACTTATCGAATTGGTTCAGAGTTGAAACGGTTCACGTTAATCGATCTTGGCTTTGTTCAAACCAAGAACGGCAATTTTCAGTTGCAGCGGTCACTGGATCCTAACTCACCGTACACGACGGCGAATAAGCTCAAAATGACGGTGGCGAAGGACCTGGACAAGTTTCAACTTGATGTAACTACTGGGAACGGCCTAAAGGCGATTAACATTTTTAAAAACGACCGCACCAAAGAAAATGTTGAACAGTATCAATACTGGGTTAACAATTTAATTGAACGCGGCGTTATCGAACCTAAGTAA
- a CDS encoding tetratricopeptide repeat protein: MDSDILTAFNQGKHEEAVHAAVKAIDAAPKDPKRYAMLATMLISLKALDQAGELLAKARNLFPTDIELQYTAGLFAYAQADYPAAAAWFAKCRKDEHLKNDATYMLALSYQQAGQTKKALAFALTAHELAPKQTDAALLAADLLLAAQAFDAAADILKPLLDDKQPQILFTYGMALSAAGKDGSHYLDEAKRLDPKGYDQKASAVADINRFLKLQEGHDGQA, translated from the coding sequence ATGGATTCGGATATTTTAACCGCATTCAACCAAGGAAAACACGAAGAAGCCGTTCATGCAGCAGTCAAAGCCATTGATGCTGCGCCGAAAGATCCTAAGCGCTATGCCATGTTGGCAACAATGCTCATCAGCTTGAAGGCCTTGGATCAGGCTGGCGAACTGCTCGCCAAAGCCCGCAACCTTTTCCCGACTGATATTGAACTTCAATACACGGCTGGCTTATTTGCCTATGCACAGGCGGATTATCCAGCCGCAGCAGCCTGGTTTGCCAAGTGTCGCAAGGACGAGCACCTCAAGAACGATGCCACTTACATGTTGGCGTTGAGTTACCAACAGGCAGGACAAACGAAAAAAGCCCTCGCATTTGCCCTCACCGCCCACGAATTGGCCCCCAAACAAACCGACGCGGCTTTACTTGCAGCCGATTTATTATTGGCAGCACAAGCGTTTGACGCGGCAGCAGACATTTTGAAGCCGTTGCTTGACGACAAACAACCGCAAATTCTGTTTACTTATGGCATGGCGTTAAGTGCCGCTGGCAAAGATGGCAGCCATTATCTGGATGAAGCCAAGCGACTCGATCCGAAGGGTTATGATCAAAAGGCCAGCGCCGTCGCCGACATCAACCGGTTTTTAAAGCTACAGGAGGGTCATGATGGACAGGCATGA
- a CDS encoding ATP-dependent RecD-like DNA helicase, whose protein sequence is MDRHEDSVTGRVKSIFFQNPKNFFKILLIDITATTITWTEPDIVVTGTFGDIKEDETYTFTGHVIDHPKYGQQFQADNYHVDQPTNKTGLINYLSSDKFPGIGPKTAEKIIDKLGVDAINQILDDPASLEGLGITAAKRKMLVDNLKTNQGMERVIIGLNDYGFTSNMAGRIYQQYRNDALEVIKQNPYQLINDIAGIGFTRADQIAAKLNIAPDSQLRLGGAVMDTLQRLTDGEGDTFVELRTLVTQTLDLLERARNIAVKPDDVGQAIVTLAKDNELVAEGKRIFPKRLYDSEWQIARQLKGLAEAGAKAEEPELPDIEKTLAEVQADTGIAYDDVQKKAIVTALRSPIFLLTGGPGTGKTTVTDGIVRTYARLHDLSLDANQYNSDDPFPIMLAAPTGRAAKRISETTQLPASTIHRLLGLGVDTQDFAPNDLPDGLLIIDEMSMVDTYLFRTLLTALHPGMQIVLVGDKDQLPSVGPGQVFADLLRSGALPQAALTHIHRQDADSSIIPLAHAVNAGKLPDDFTQPQVDRSFLACTPSQVPEVVGQVVKRAAVKQFSIADIQVLAPMYRGTAGIDRLNPMLQNILNPKRSTRTKTVHFGDTEYRIGDKILQLVNDPNQNVFNGEIGQIVGITLAKEAPSKTDELTIDFDGNEITYKRSDFSKITLAYATSIHKAQGSEFPMVILPLTLQSRRMLRRNLLYTAITRAKSFLILVGELAAFETAVGEVAVNRHTGLVQRLQQVFDIEGSQTAAEEAAVPQPALPHQSAQIDTNGSDSDNEVRPAKMAPHQLTPVLAASQKIDPMIGMDGITPQMFMTEEN, encoded by the coding sequence ATGGACAGGCATGAGGATAGTGTCACCGGCCGGGTCAAAAGCATTTTCTTTCAGAATCCGAAGAATTTTTTTAAAATTCTCCTGATTGACATCACGGCCACGACGATCACCTGGACCGAACCGGATATTGTGGTGACTGGCACGTTTGGTGACATCAAAGAAGACGAAACATACACATTTACCGGTCATGTGATTGACCATCCCAAGTATGGCCAACAGTTTCAAGCAGATAATTATCACGTCGATCAGCCAACCAACAAAACCGGTTTGATCAATTATCTCAGTTCGGATAAGTTTCCGGGTATCGGGCCAAAAACTGCTGAGAAGATCATTGATAAGCTTGGAGTAGATGCGATTAATCAAATTCTCGATGATCCTGCATCGCTTGAAGGCCTTGGCATCACTGCCGCAAAGCGAAAAATGCTGGTTGACAATCTCAAGACGAATCAAGGCATGGAACGCGTCATCATCGGACTGAATGATTACGGCTTCACCAGTAACATGGCCGGGCGGATTTATCAGCAGTACCGAAATGATGCGCTAGAGGTGATTAAGCAAAACCCGTATCAACTCATTAATGATATTGCCGGCATCGGGTTTACCCGCGCCGATCAAATTGCTGCCAAATTGAATATCGCACCGGATTCGCAATTGCGTCTCGGCGGTGCCGTCATGGACACGCTACAACGCCTGACCGATGGTGAAGGGGATACTTTTGTCGAACTGCGCACACTGGTTACCCAGACACTTGATTTGTTAGAGCGGGCACGGAATATTGCCGTTAAGCCGGATGACGTTGGTCAGGCCATTGTGACCCTAGCTAAAGATAATGAGCTGGTCGCTGAAGGCAAGCGGATTTTTCCTAAACGGCTCTATGATTCAGAGTGGCAGATTGCCCGTCAGTTGAAGGGATTAGCCGAAGCAGGCGCGAAGGCTGAAGAACCTGAGCTGCCAGATATTGAAAAAACGTTAGCGGAAGTGCAGGCAGACACCGGCATTGCCTACGATGATGTCCAAAAAAAAGCAATTGTCACGGCTTTACGCTCGCCGATTTTCCTGTTGACTGGCGGCCCCGGTACCGGAAAAACGACCGTGACAGATGGTATCGTTCGCACTTATGCGCGACTACATGACCTCTCGTTAGATGCCAATCAGTATAACTCGGATGATCCATTTCCAATCATGTTGGCAGCACCGACTGGCCGTGCAGCTAAGCGAATTAGCGAGACGACGCAATTACCAGCCAGTACCATTCATCGATTATTGGGACTAGGTGTGGATACGCAGGATTTTGCGCCTAATGATCTGCCGGACGGGCTGTTGATTATTGACGAAATGTCGATGGTCGATACGTATTTATTTCGCACGCTGTTGACCGCGCTTCATCCTGGCATGCAGATTGTGCTAGTGGGAGATAAGGATCAGCTTCCTAGCGTCGGTCCGGGACAGGTTTTTGCGGATCTTTTACGCAGCGGTGCATTGCCCCAAGCCGCATTAACCCATATTCATCGCCAAGACGCCGATAGTTCGATTATTCCGTTAGCTCATGCGGTGAATGCCGGTAAACTTCCTGACGATTTCACGCAACCGCAAGTGGATCGCAGTTTTTTGGCATGCACGCCTAGCCAAGTGCCGGAAGTCGTGGGTCAGGTCGTGAAACGGGCTGCTGTTAAGCAGTTTTCGATCGCCGACATTCAGGTTTTGGCGCCAATGTATCGCGGAACGGCCGGAATTGATCGCCTCAATCCAATGCTGCAGAATATTTTAAATCCTAAACGTAGCACGCGGACCAAAACCGTTCATTTTGGCGACACCGAGTATCGAATCGGTGATAAAATCCTGCAACTGGTCAATGATCCTAATCAGAATGTCTTCAATGGCGAAATCGGCCAGATTGTCGGGATTACGTTAGCAAAGGAAGCACCAAGCAAAACCGATGAGCTGACGATTGATTTTGACGGCAATGAGATCACCTATAAGCGTAGCGATTTTAGCAAAATCACGCTTGCCTATGCGACATCGATCCACAAAGCTCAAGGGAGCGAATTTCCGATGGTGATTTTGCCGTTAACCTTGCAAAGTCGCCGAATGTTGCGGCGAAACTTACTCTATACCGCCATTACCCGGGCAAAGTCATTTCTGATTCTGGTTGGCGAACTAGCAGCCTTTGAAACGGCGGTTGGTGAAGTGGCCGTCAATCGGCATACAGGGCTGGTTCAGCGGTTGCAGCAGGTGTTTGACATCGAAGGATCACAAACGGCTGCTGAAGAAGCTGCGGTGCCACAACCAGCTTTGCCGCACCAATCCGCACAAATTGACACAAATGGTTCCGACTCGGATAATGAAGTTAGGCCTGCCAAAATGGCACCTCACCAGTTAACGCCAGTGTTGGCAGCTTCGCAGAAAATTGATCCGATGATTGGAATGGATGGTATAACCCCGCAAATGTTTATGACGGAGGAGAATTAA